One genomic region from Pogoniulus pusillus isolate bPogPus1 chromosome 40, bPogPus1.pri, whole genome shotgun sequence encodes:
- the GHDC gene encoding GH3 domain-containing protein, whose protein sequence is MLVAVAVAVAVVVTVALTLLAPALRHRLVLSALHRAAGRYRRRLELLGSEVGLSQERRLRRLLPPGTACGSEAFRERQPLGQSCPERGLGEQVASLRPWALLRSCWGTDPPLQGSLLYLDVLRTTFPQALAPQGTALLSWAPSGLRAPAGWPLPTLYCSPDEAGTLPLRAAALRVQLVFALRQRALRVLEAGLAAELHDALGTLRSEWPALAQDLALGRLSPQPGLPEDVRDRLQALLVPDVVRAAEVRAECAHGFEGIVQRLWPQLEVVVVGMAHGAEKLYRDALHQADCKGLPICCPFYWAAGALLGVNLWPEEPAPRFLLCPDWAFCEFLPCPAKEDSQTVLLGELWEGREYRLVLTARPGEYRCQAGEVLRVTGFHRQCPVVEPVRRDGQGLSVRGENIPEERFCQSLCRAVGMWPGARLVDYVCVESALLGASSGASAPHYEVFVELRGLRDLSEGQRYKLDQCLQEDFPIYKSFRFKGSIGPLRLHLVGAGAFTRLREALGAPHPMPRVLREERLLHLIQSNVIS, encoded by the exons ATGCTGGTGGCGGTGGCAGTTGCGGTGGCCGTGGTCGTGACTGTGGCCCTGACCCTCCTCGCCCCTGCCCTGCGGCACCGGCTGGTCCTTTCCGCGCTGCACCGCGCCGCGGGCCGGTACCGCCGgcggctggagctgctgggcagcgaGGTGGGGCTGAGCCAGGAGCGGCGTCTGCGGCGGCTGCTGCCCCCCGGCACGGCCTGCG gctcGGAGGCTTTTCGGGAGCGGCAGCCGCTGGGTCAGAGCTGCCCCGAGcgggggctgggggagcaggTGGCCTCGCTGcgtccctgggcactgctccgCAGCTGCTGGGGTACGGACCCCCCTCTGCAG GGGTCCCTGCTCTACCTGGATGTCCTCCGTACCACCTTCCCGCAGGCGCTGGCTCCCCAGGGCACGGCCCTTCTCTCCTGGGCACCCAGCGGCCTTCGTGCCCCGGCGGGctggcccctgcccaccctgtACTGCAGCCCAGACGAGGCGGGCACCCTGCCCTTGCGGGCTGCTGCGCTGAGGGTGCAGCTGGTCTTCGCTCTGCGGCAGCGTGCCCTGCGTGTGCTGGAGGCcgggctggcagctgagcttcaCGATGCCTTGGGCACTCTGCGGTCTGAGTGGCCCGCACTGGCCCAggacctggcactgggcaggctgagcccccagcctgggctgcctgaggacGTGCGGGACCGGCTGCAGGCGCTGCTTGTCCCCGACGTTGTCCGGGCAGCTGAGGTCCGGGCCGAGTGTGCCCATGGCTTCGAGGGCATCGTGCAGCGCCTGTGGCCGCagctggaggtggtggtggtggggatggCACATGGTGCTGAGAAGCTCTACCGTGATGCCCTCCACCAGgctgactgcaaggggctgCCCATCTGCTGCCCCTTCtactgggcagcaggag ccttgctCGGTGTGAACCTGTGGCCGGAGGAGCCAGCGCCCCGATTCCTGCTGTGCCCTGACTGGGCGTTCTGTGAgttcctgccctgcccagccaaggAGGATTCGCAGACGGTGCTGCTGGGCGAGCTCTGGGAAGGGCGCGAGTACAGGCTGGTCCTGACGGCGCGGCCCGGGGAGTACAG atgccaggctggagaggtgctaAGGGTGACTGGCTTCCACAGGCAGTGTCCCGTGGTGGAGCCTGTGCGCAG GGACGGCCAGGGGCTGAGCGTGCGGGGTGAGAACATCCCTGAGGAGCGGTTCTGCCAGAGCCTGTGCCGCGCCGTGGGCATGTGGCCAGGTGCTCGCCTGGTCGACTATGTCTGTGTGGAGAGTGCATTGCTGG GTGCATCTTCAGGGGCCTCTGCCCCCCACTATGAGGTGTTTGTGGAGCTGCGAGGCCTGCGGGACCTGTCAGAGGGGCAGCGCTACAAG ctggaccAGTGTCTCCAGGAGGATTTTCCCATTTACAAGTCCTTCCGCTTCAAGGGCAGCATTGGGCCCCTGCGTCTGCACCTGGTGGGGGCCGGAGCCTTCACCCGGCTGCGGGAGGCACTGGGGGCTCCCCATCCCATGCCCAGGGTCCTGCGGGAGGAGCGGCTGCTGCACCTTATCCAGAGCAATGTCATCTCCTAG
- the LOC135191731 gene encoding signal transducer and activator of transcription 5B isoform X1 has translation MAVWIQAQQLQGEALRQMQALYGQHFPIEVRHYLSQWIESQAWDSIDLDNPQENVKATQLLEGLIQELQKKADHQVGEDGFLLKIKLGHYATQLQNTYDRCPMELVRCIRHILYHEQRLVREANNSPSPAGSLVDAMSQKHLQINQTFEELRLVTQDSESELKKLQQTQEYFIIQYQENMRLQAQFSQLSQLGPQERLSRETTLQQKKASLEAWLHREAQTLQQYRVDLAEKHQKTLQLLRKQQTTILDDELIQWKRRQQLAGNGGPPEGTLDVLQTWCEKLAEIIWQNRQQIRRAEHLCQQLPIPGPVEEMLSELNSTITDIISALVTSTFIIEKQPPQVLKTQTKFAATVRLLVGGKLNVHMNPPQVKATIISEQQAKALLKNESTRNESSGEILNNCCVMEYHQATGTLSAHFRNMSLKRIKRSDRRGAESVTEEKFTILFESQFSVGGNELVFQVKTLSLPVVVIVHGSQDNNATATVLWDNAFAEPGRVPFAVPDKVQWPQLCEALNMKFKAEVQSSRGLTKENLVFLAQKLFNSTSSHLEDYSSTTVSWSQFNRENLPGRNYTFWQWFDGVMEVLKKHLKPHWNDGAILGFVNKQQAHDLLINKPDGTFLLRFSDSEIGGITIAWKFDSSERMFWNLMPFTTRDFSIRSLADRLGDLSYLIYVFPDRPKDEVFSKYYTPVLCESTPAKAVDGYVKPQIKQVVPEFASASGDSAPGGATYMDQVPSPAVCSQPHYNMYTQNPDTALDPEGDFDLDDTMDVAQHVEELLRRPMDSQWIPHAQS, from the exons ATGGCGGTGTGGatccaggcacagcagctccagggcgAAGCCCTGCGGCAGATGCAGGCTCTCTACGGGCAGCACTTCCCCATCGAGGTGCGGCACTACTTGTCACAGTGGATCGAGAGCCAGGCCTG GGATTCCATCGACCTCGACAACCCCCAGGAGAACGTGAAGGCGacgcagctgctggagggactgatccaggagctgcagaagaagGCAGACCACCAGGTGGGCGAGGATGGATTCCTGCTGAAGATCAAGCTGGGCCACTATGCCACGCAGCTGCAG AACACCTACGACCGGTGCCCCATGGAGCTGGTGCGCTGCATCCGGCACATCCTGTACCACGAGCAGCGGCTGGTGCGGGAGGCAAACAAC AGCCCCTCTCCAGCCGGGTCCCTGGTGGATGCCATGTCCCAGAAGCACCTGCAGATCAACCAGACCTTCGAGGAGCTGCGGCTCGTCACGCAGGACTCGGAGAGCGAGCtcaagaagctgcagcagacgCAGGAGTACTTCATCATCCAGTACCAGGAGAACATGCGCCTCCAAG CCCAGttctcccagctctcccagctgggCCCCCAGGAGCGCCTGTCACGAGAGACAAcactgcagcagaagaaggCATCGCTCGAGGCCTGGCTGCACCGGGAGGCCCAGACACTACAGCAGTACCGAGTG GACCTGGCTGAGAAGCACCAAAagactctgcagctgctgcgcaAGCAGCAAACCACCATCCTGGACGATGAACTGATCCAGTGGAAGCGccggcagcagctggcaggcaaTGGGGGCCCCCCTGAGggcaccctggatgtgttgcagACCTG GTGCGAGAAGCTGGCAGAGATCATCTGGCAGAACCGACAGCAGATCCGGCGAGCAGAgcacctgtgccagcagctgccaatcCCGGGCCCGGTGGAGGAGATGCTGTCAGAGCTGAACAGCACCATCACCGACATCATCTCTGCCCTGGTCACCAG CACCTTCATCATCGAGAAGCAGCCCCCGCAGGTGCTGAAGACACAGACCAAGTTTGCAGCCACCGTCCGGCTGCTGGTGGGGGGGAAGCTGAACGTGCACATGAACCCCCCCCAGGTGAAGGCCACCATCATCAGCGAGCAGCAGGCCAAGGCCCTGCTGAAGAACGAGAGCACCCGCAA TGAGAGCAGTGGGGAGATCCTCAACAATTGCTGCGTGATGGAGTACCACCAGGCCACTGGCACGCTCAGCGCCCACTTCCGCAACATG TCCCTAAAGCGGATCAAGCGCTCCGACCGGCGCGGGGCAGAGTCAGTGACAGAGGAGAAGTTCACCATCCTCTTCGAGTCACAGTTCAGCGTGGGTGGCAACGAGCTGGTCTTCCAAGTGAAG AcactgtccctgcccgtggtggtGATCGTGCATGGGAGTCAGGACAACAATGCCACGGCCACCGTGCTCTGGGACAATGCCTTTGCCGAGCCT GGCCGTGTGCCCTTTGCTGTGCCTGACAAGGTGCAGTGGCCGCAGCTCTGCGAGGCGCTCAACATGAAGTTCAAGGCAGAGGTGCAGAGCAGCCGTGGGCTGACCAAGGAGAATTTGGTGTTCCTGGCACAGAAGCTCTTCAACAGTACCAGCTCCCACCTGGAGGattacagcagcaccacagtgtCCTGGTCCCAGTTCAACAGG GAAAATCTGCCCGGAAGGAACTACACCTTCTGGCAGTGGTTTGATGGTGtcatggaggtgctgaagaagcaTCTGAAGCCACACTGGAACGATGG GGCCATCCTGGGCTTTGTCAACAAGCAGCAGGCGCACGACCTGCTCATCAACAAGCCCGATGGGACCTTCCTGCTGCGCTTCAGCGACTCGGAGATCGGTGGCATCACCATCGCCTGGAAGTTTGACTCCT CGGAGAGGATGTTCTGGAACCTGATGCCTTTCACCACCAGGGACTTCTCCATCCGCTCTCTGGCTGACCGCCTCGGGGACCTCAGTTACCTCATCTATGTGTTCCCCGACCGGCCCAAGGACGAGGTCTTCTCCAAGTACTACACGCCGGTTCTCTGTGAGTCCACGCCAG CTAAAGCCGTGGATGGATATGTGAAGCCACAGATCAAGCAAGTAGTGCCAGA GTTTGCCAGTGCAtcaggggattctgcccccgGAGGGGCCACCTACATGGACCAGGTTCCCTCACCTGCcgtctgctcacagccacattaCAACATGTACACCCAGAA CCCCGACACCGCGCTGGACCCCGAGGGCGACTTTGACCTGGATGACACCATGGACGTGGCACAGCAcgtggaggagctgctgcggcGTCCCATGGACAGTCAGTGGATCCCCCATGCCCAGTCGTGA
- the LOC135191731 gene encoding signal transducer and activator of transcription 5B isoform X2 — protein sequence MAVWIQAQQLQGEALRQMQALYGQHFPIEVRHYLSQWIESQAWDSIDLDNPQENVKATQLLEGLIQELQKKADHQVGEDGFLLKIKLGHYATQLQNTYDRCPMELVRCIRHILYHEQRLVREANNSPSPAGSLVDAMSQKHLQINQTFEELRLVTQDSESELKKLQQTQEYFIIQYQENMRLQAQFSQLSQLGPQERLSRETTLQQKKASLEAWLHREAQTLQQYRVDLAEKHQKTLQLLRKQQTTILDDELIQWKRRQQLAGNGGPPEGTLDVLQTWCEKLAEIIWQNRQQIRRAEHLCQQLPIPGPVEEMLSELNSTITDIISALVTSTFIIEKQPPQVLKTQTKFAATVRLLVGGKLNVHMNPPQVKATIISEQQAKALLKNESTRNESSGEILNNCCVMEYHQATGTLSAHFRNMSLKRIKRSDRRGAESVTEEKFTILFESQFSVGGNELVFQVKTLSLPVVVIVHGSQDNNATATVLWDNAFAEPGRVPFAVPDKVQWPQLCEALNMKFKAEVQSSRGLTKENLVFLAQKLFNSTSSHLEDYSSTTVSWSQFNRENLPGRNYTFWQWFDGVMEVLKKHLKPHWNDGAILGFVNKQQAHDLLINKPDGTFLLRFSDSEIGGITIAWKFDSSERMFWNLMPFTTRDFSIRSLADRLGDLSYLIYVFPDRPKDEVFSKYYTPVLSKAVDGYVKPQIKQVVPEFASASGDSAPGGATYMDQVPSPAVCSQPHYNMYTQNPDTALDPEGDFDLDDTMDVAQHVEELLRRPMDSQWIPHAQS from the exons ATGGCGGTGTGGatccaggcacagcagctccagggcgAAGCCCTGCGGCAGATGCAGGCTCTCTACGGGCAGCACTTCCCCATCGAGGTGCGGCACTACTTGTCACAGTGGATCGAGAGCCAGGCCTG GGATTCCATCGACCTCGACAACCCCCAGGAGAACGTGAAGGCGacgcagctgctggagggactgatccaggagctgcagaagaagGCAGACCACCAGGTGGGCGAGGATGGATTCCTGCTGAAGATCAAGCTGGGCCACTATGCCACGCAGCTGCAG AACACCTACGACCGGTGCCCCATGGAGCTGGTGCGCTGCATCCGGCACATCCTGTACCACGAGCAGCGGCTGGTGCGGGAGGCAAACAAC AGCCCCTCTCCAGCCGGGTCCCTGGTGGATGCCATGTCCCAGAAGCACCTGCAGATCAACCAGACCTTCGAGGAGCTGCGGCTCGTCACGCAGGACTCGGAGAGCGAGCtcaagaagctgcagcagacgCAGGAGTACTTCATCATCCAGTACCAGGAGAACATGCGCCTCCAAG CCCAGttctcccagctctcccagctgggCCCCCAGGAGCGCCTGTCACGAGAGACAAcactgcagcagaagaaggCATCGCTCGAGGCCTGGCTGCACCGGGAGGCCCAGACACTACAGCAGTACCGAGTG GACCTGGCTGAGAAGCACCAAAagactctgcagctgctgcgcaAGCAGCAAACCACCATCCTGGACGATGAACTGATCCAGTGGAAGCGccggcagcagctggcaggcaaTGGGGGCCCCCCTGAGggcaccctggatgtgttgcagACCTG GTGCGAGAAGCTGGCAGAGATCATCTGGCAGAACCGACAGCAGATCCGGCGAGCAGAgcacctgtgccagcagctgccaatcCCGGGCCCGGTGGAGGAGATGCTGTCAGAGCTGAACAGCACCATCACCGACATCATCTCTGCCCTGGTCACCAG CACCTTCATCATCGAGAAGCAGCCCCCGCAGGTGCTGAAGACACAGACCAAGTTTGCAGCCACCGTCCGGCTGCTGGTGGGGGGGAAGCTGAACGTGCACATGAACCCCCCCCAGGTGAAGGCCACCATCATCAGCGAGCAGCAGGCCAAGGCCCTGCTGAAGAACGAGAGCACCCGCAA TGAGAGCAGTGGGGAGATCCTCAACAATTGCTGCGTGATGGAGTACCACCAGGCCACTGGCACGCTCAGCGCCCACTTCCGCAACATG TCCCTAAAGCGGATCAAGCGCTCCGACCGGCGCGGGGCAGAGTCAGTGACAGAGGAGAAGTTCACCATCCTCTTCGAGTCACAGTTCAGCGTGGGTGGCAACGAGCTGGTCTTCCAAGTGAAG AcactgtccctgcccgtggtggtGATCGTGCATGGGAGTCAGGACAACAATGCCACGGCCACCGTGCTCTGGGACAATGCCTTTGCCGAGCCT GGCCGTGTGCCCTTTGCTGTGCCTGACAAGGTGCAGTGGCCGCAGCTCTGCGAGGCGCTCAACATGAAGTTCAAGGCAGAGGTGCAGAGCAGCCGTGGGCTGACCAAGGAGAATTTGGTGTTCCTGGCACAGAAGCTCTTCAACAGTACCAGCTCCCACCTGGAGGattacagcagcaccacagtgtCCTGGTCCCAGTTCAACAGG GAAAATCTGCCCGGAAGGAACTACACCTTCTGGCAGTGGTTTGATGGTGtcatggaggtgctgaagaagcaTCTGAAGCCACACTGGAACGATGG GGCCATCCTGGGCTTTGTCAACAAGCAGCAGGCGCACGACCTGCTCATCAACAAGCCCGATGGGACCTTCCTGCTGCGCTTCAGCGACTCGGAGATCGGTGGCATCACCATCGCCTGGAAGTTTGACTCCT CGGAGAGGATGTTCTGGAACCTGATGCCTTTCACCACCAGGGACTTCTCCATCCGCTCTCTGGCTGACCGCCTCGGGGACCTCAGTTACCTCATCTATGTGTTCCCCGACCGGCCCAAGGACGAGGTCTTCTCCAAGTACTACACGCCGGTTCTCT CTAAAGCCGTGGATGGATATGTGAAGCCACAGATCAAGCAAGTAGTGCCAGA GTTTGCCAGTGCAtcaggggattctgcccccgGAGGGGCCACCTACATGGACCAGGTTCCCTCACCTGCcgtctgctcacagccacattaCAACATGTACACCCAGAA CCCCGACACCGCGCTGGACCCCGAGGGCGACTTTGACCTGGATGACACCATGGACGTGGCACAGCAcgtggaggagctgctgcggcGTCCCATGGACAGTCAGTGGATCCCCCATGCCCAGTCGTGA